In Carassius auratus strain Wakin chromosome 46, ASM336829v1, whole genome shotgun sequence, the following proteins share a genomic window:
- the LOC113064090 gene encoding tumor necrosis factor receptor superfamily member 10B-like, producing MDKSTMKVMVPIIIALIHVGHGAAELVFAGDLQNLTARQMICVENQEYPHNGFCCKNCEAGTYVKEKCSRNQEKGICASCEKGTYAEHPTGMEQCLQCSQCHRDQIMVAECISTSNTKCECKPGTFCLPDEPCEVCKKCAKCKADEEEVSPCTATSNTKCKKPNSPPTEGPTEKPSAPNDTNTIAIVITVLLLLIIILLGIFFLYKRYRRQRSSPADDLKEVKVPIDKRPRSEEEQENSRNAGLEREEGQRLESRPFLMQETQETGTKSIPVEDEDRGLGDSLPNTTSSSQTSLSPLPPAVYNEESPQSTPHAQRQPEMVTEPWAGNDGPPRRLVPVLGEEESLNKSFDLFDTLDVRYHNRFFRSIGVSDNAIKMAETQQHMDKVYDLLRVWMQKEGLRANINTLLQALLDLDQRYSAEHIASKAVERGYYKYE from the exons GTCCCTATCATCATTGCCTTGATTCATGTGGGTCATGGAGCGGCAGAGCTAGTGTTTGCAGGAGACCTCCAGAACCTCACAGCAAGACAGATGATCTGCGTGGAGAACCAAGAGTATCCTCACAATGGCTTCTGCTGCAAGAACTGTGAAGCCG GCACTTATGTGAAAGAGAAGTGTAGCAGGAACCAGGAGAAGGGCATTTGCGCTTCCTGTGAGAAGGGCACGTATGCCGAACACCCCACAGGCATGGAGCAGTGTCTGCAGTGCAGCCAGTGCCACAGAG ATCAGATCATGGTTGCAGAATGCATCAGCACAAGCAACACAAAGTGTGAATGCAAACCCGGTACCTTCTGCCTGCCAGACGAGCCATGTGAAGTGTGCAAGAAATGTGCCAA GTGCAAAGCTGATGAGGAAGAAGTGAGCCCTTGCACTGCAACATCCAATACGAAGTGCAAAAAGCCAAACTCTCCTCCGACAGAAGGTCCAACGGAAAAGCCTTCGGCACCAAATGACACTAATACTATAG cgattGTTATAACAGTGTTACTTCTGCTGATTATCATCCTGCTTGGAATATTTTTCCTCTATAAAAGATATCGACGTCAACGAAGCA GCCCTGCTGATGATTTGAAAGAAGTGAAAGTTCCTATC GATAAGCGCCCAAGATCTGAAGAGGAACAAGAGAACAGCCGCAATGCTGGATTAGAGAGGGAAGAGGGTCAACGCCTAGAGTCCCGCCCCTTTCTAATGCAAGAAACACAGGAAACCGGCACCAAGAGCATACCAGTGGAGGACGAGGACCGGGGACTGGGTGACAGCTTGCCAAACACTACCAGCTCTTCCCAAACCAGTCTATCTCCCCTCCCTCCTGCAGTCTACAATGAGGAATCACCACAATCGACTCCCCATGCCCAAAGACAGCCAGAGATGGTTACAGAGCCATGGGCAGGG aaTGATGGTCCTCCCAGAAGACTTGTTCCTGTACTTG GTGAGGAGGAGTCTCTAAACAAGAGTTTCGACCTGTTTGACACCCTGGATGTGCGGTACCACAACAGGTTTTTCCGCAGCATCGGCGTCAGCGACAACGCCATCAAGATGGCTGAAACGCAGCAGCATATGGACAAAGTGTATGACCTACTGCGGGTTTGGATGCAAAAAGAGGGCCTGCGGGCAAACATCAACACATTACTACAAGCTCTGCTAGACCTGGATCAGCGGTATTCAGCAGAACACATCGCCTCCAAGGCTGTTGAACGAGGCTACTACAAATATGAGTAA